The sequence below is a genomic window from Candidatus Eisenbacteria bacterium.
TCCTGTCTCCTGTCTCCTGTCTCCTGTCTCCTGTCTCCTGTCTCCTGTCTCCTGTATTCTGTCTCCTGTATTCTATCTCCTGTCTTCTGTCTTCTGTCTTTCATCTCCTCGCGCAATTCTTACAATTTCTGACGCGATATTTTCAGGTGAAAGAATAAAATCTATACACCCGCTTGCTATGGCGCTTTCAGGCATATCCGGCTGCACGGCTGTGTCAGGCTTTTGTGCGATGGTAATGCCCCCAACTTCTTTGATGCCGCACAGTGCTGCCGCCCCGTCACCATCATAGCCGGAGACAATGACAGCGATAAGTTTGCCGTCCCAGTTCTCAGTCAGGGAACGCAGAAAAACCGTAATCACGTCGGGCCATCCCCGAGGCTTTGATATCGGCTTTAAACGGAACTCTCCATCTTGAACGTGCAAATCACGCTGTTCCGGAATGATGAACACATGGTTAGGCTCGATGAGTAAACTTTCCGTGATCAGTTCAACCGGCATCTTCGTATAGCGTGGAAGAAGCTCGTGGAGCAATGTGGCTGTGGTTCTCAGGTGATTGACGATGACTATAGCAACACCCATATCGGCAGGCAGATGCTTTAGTAAACGGGTATAGGCATCGAGGCCGCCGGCCGAACCGCCCACACAAACAACCGGAAAATCTTTCGCAAAACGCTTAGATTCCATCGAGAATCACTCTTCTGTCTTCTGTCTTCTGTCTTCTGTCTTCTGTCTTCTGTCTTCTGTCTTCTATCTTCTATCTTCATTTTTCACTTTTGCAATCTCGTCGCGCAATTCGGCTTCCAGTGTCTTGGTTTCGGTAATGTTTGAAAAGGTGATCACCACGCCGCCGATGACGTCCTCCAGGGTACGATAGGGCATAATGCGCACGGAAAACCAGCGTCCATCATCAGTGGTGATCTGTTTTTCCGAAAAGACCAGCGTGCGCAGCACTTCCCGCGCTTCTTCGGTCATCCCGGGATAGAGCAGATCGTTGACGATATCGGAAAGCGGCCGTCCCACGTCGCCCGGAATCAGCTTGAAGATTTTGTCGGCCCCGGGCGTGAAGCGCCGGACATGGAGGTCGTTATCCAAAAACACCGTGACGACTTGAGTGCTGTTGAGCAGATTATTCATGTCGCTGTTAATCC
It includes:
- a CDS encoding chemotaxis protein CheB produces the protein MESKRFAKDFPVVCVGGSAGGLDAYTRLLKHLPADMGVAIVIVNHLRTTATLLHELLPRYTKMPVELITESLLIEPNHVFIIPEQRDLHVQDGEFRLKPISKPRGWPDVITVFLRSLTENWDGKLIAVIVSGYDGDGAAALCGIKEVGGITIAQKPDTAVQPDMPESAIASGCIDFILSPENIASEIVRIARGDERQKTEDRR